A single region of the Vicia villosa cultivar HV-30 ecotype Madison, WI linkage group LG4, Vvil1.0, whole genome shotgun sequence genome encodes:
- the LOC131597227 gene encoding uncharacterized protein LOC131597227, translating into MDQLRDDLIQMRTQVTAQMVQFMEVMQGMADRQEELRIRMDTVAQVVADPPQINSTDIRVNGEPVNRGPGVIPPAANQGNPPGPPQPTPEGQTTQQIRKAAAIPMVEEDRHEDLFPESEWGLPHDAGRMFRGLEERMRAMEGQGPGMDINDLGLVPGVRVPLKFKVPNFEKYKGNTCPKTHVQTYYRKMHVYSEDEGLLMHFFQDSLTGASFEWYMRLERANIRSWRDLVEAFIKQYQYNVDMAPNRTQLQNLAQKANESFKEYAQKWRELAARVQPHMLEREMMDMFTNTLEGQYYSACSASSSFSDLVMIGEHIESGIKAGRIQNPSTASSSSGAGRKKPYNGFAKKREGETSAAYYGQGKGHAYQQVAAVTIPNAPFQQHQQRGYAPRQYQLKAPERVFDPIPMTYAQVLPYLLDLKLVQLRTLATPAKLHANWDANARCEFHSGAPGHSIENCKALKHQVQNLLDSKAIEFTPTQGPNVVQNPMPPHGAHATNAIEFVEDTRLVKDEIELGSLLPLLKEELSRMGLYSGCGEFCTNCMAISSVCDKVKSGVQQLMDSAYLQFERVRHPEIVENEVNVESIPYIPAKIPIPARAPPLVITLPGPVPYNSEKAIPWN; encoded by the coding sequence ATGGATCAGTTAAGGGATGATCTTATCCAGATGAGAACTCAGGTTACTGCTCAGATGGTTCAGTTCATGGAAGTCATGCAAGGCATGGCTGATcgccaagaagagctcagaaTCCGAATGGACACAGTTGCTCAGGTTGTTGCGGACCCCCCGCAAATAAATTCTACTGATATCCGTGTCAATGGTGAACCTGTGAACAGAGGACCTGGTGTAATTCCTCCTGCTGCCAATCAAGGTAATCCTCCTGGGCCTCCCCAGCCTACTCCTGAAGGACAAACTACACAACAAATCAGAAAGGCTGCTGCTATCCCCATGGTGGAAGAGGACCGACACGAGGATTTGTTTCCTGAAAGTGAATGGGGACTTCCACATGATGCTGGAAGGATGTTTAGAGgcctggaggaaaggatgagggcTATGGAAGGCCAAGGACCGGGgatggatatcaatgacttgggttTAGTTCCTGGCGTCCGTGTGCCCCTGAAGTTCAAGGTACCcaattttgagaaatacaaggggaatACTTGTCCTAAGACACATGTCCAAACTTACTATCGCAAAATGCATGTGTACTCTGAGGACGAAGGATTATTGatgcacttcttccaagatagcctgaCTGGGGCATCCTTCGAATGGTACATGAGATTGGAGAGGGCTAACATCCGAAGTTGGAGGGACTTAGTCGAGGCCTTCATAAAGCAATATCAGTATAATGTTGACATGGCACCAAATCGCACTCAGTTACAGAATCTAGCCCAGAAAGCTAATgagtccttcaaagaatatgcgcAGAAATGGCGCGAGTTGGCGGCTAGAGTCCAACCACATATGTTGGAAAGAGAGATGATGGATATGTTCACCAATACTCTGGAGGGCCAATATTACTCCGCCTGCTCCGCATCCTCGAGTTTCTCCGATTTGGTCATGATTGGTGAACATATTGAAAGTGGGATTAAGGCTGGTAGAATACAGAATCCAAGTACTGCTAGTTCCTCCTCTGGGGCTGGTAGAAAGAAGCCATACAATGGGTTTGCCAAGAAAAGAGAGGGCGAGACTAGTGCTGCCTACTATGGTCAAGGCAAGGGCCATGCTTATCAACAAGTAGCCGCTGTGACTATACCAAATGCACCTTTTCAGCAACATCAGCAACGAGGGTATGCTCCACGTCAATATCAACTGAAAGCGCCTGAAAGGGTTTTTGATCCGATCCCGATGACATATGCACAAGTACTGCCATATCTCCTCGATTTGAAGTTAGTACAATTGAGGACTCTAGCCACTCCTGCTAAGTTGCATGCTAATTGGGATGCCAATGCGAGATGTGAATTCCACTCCGGGGCACCTGGACATAGCATTGAAAACTGTAAAGCGTTGAAGCATCAGGTTCAAAATCTTCTCGACTCTAAGGCCATTGAGTTTACTCCTACTCAAGGACCTAATGTTGTTCAGAATCCTATGCCTCCCCATGGAGCTCACGCTACAAATGCCATCGAGTTTGTCGAAGATACTCGCTTGGTCAAGGATGAGATTGAATTGGGCTCTTTGTTGCCATTATTGAAGGAGGAATTATCGAGGATGGGTCTATACTCTGGTTGTGGAGAATTCTGTACTAACTGCATGGCCATTTCCTCGGTTTGTGATAAGGTGAAAAGTGGGGTTCAACAGTTGATGGATAGTGCGTATCTACAGTTTGAGCGTGTGCGACATCCTGAAATAGTCGAGAATGAAGTCAATGTGGAATCCATCCCGTATATTCCTGCCAAGATTCCAATTCCTGCCAGAGCACCTCCTTTGGTGATTACATTGCCTGGTCCCGTCCCATATAACAGTGAAAAAGCAATCCCATGGAATTAA
- the LOC131597226 gene encoding uncharacterized protein LOC131597226, whose amino-acid sequence MIYGLVMFPNIPNFIDLTAICLFMDQNPVPTLLADTYYAIHSRYGKKGSVGGYIEQVITRCGSFDNVPLIGTKGVINYNPRLALRQLVFALKDKPLDKEIFESVCFEKGTDPKGLEKARSAWNNIHTDDRTTLGGMNAISKQAYTEWVKERVKERLLPFPKVSPLYEQPPEILTATVPAEEYNQVHVENIRLREKREDAKIKYFLVDQRRAELAYEVKMLKGGSSRVQKRARAERGERATTVRVEDHQRVIEEAVKEAE is encoded by the exons ATGATCTATGGATTAGTGATGTTCCCGAATATTCCAAACTTTATCGATCTTACAGCCATCTGTCTCTTCATGGATCAAAATCCTGTGCCCACTCTGTTGGCCGACACTTATTATGCCATCCATTCTAGGTATGGGAAGAAAGGATCAGTTGGGGGCT ACATTGAGCAAGTTATAACCAGATGTGGAAGTTTTGACAACGTTCCTCTCATAGGAACAAAAGGAGTTATCAATTATAATCCGAGGCTCGCACTGCGCCAGTTGGTTTTTGCATTGAAGGACAAGCCCTTGGATAAAGAGATATTCGAGTCTGTTTGCTTTGAGAAAGGAACCGATCCAAAAGGTTTGGAGAAGGCAAGAAGCGCGTGGAACAACATTCATACAGATGACCGAACTACCTTGGGGGGGATGAATGCTATTTCTAAGCAAGCTTATACTGAATGGGTTAAAGAGAGAGTTAAGGAACGCCTGTTGCCCTTCCCGAAGGTTAGTCCTCTATATGAACAACCACCTGAGATTTTAACTGCCACTGTACCAGCTGAAGAGTACAACCAAGTGCATGTGGAAAATATCAGGTTGCGAGAAAAAAGGGAAGACGCTAAGATAAAGTACTTCTTGGTGGATCAGAGAAGGGCTGAATTAGCATATGAGGTTAAAATGCTGAAAGGtggatcttccagagttcaaaaaaGGGCTAGAGCTGAAAGGGGTGAAAGAGCTACCACCGTTCGTGTTGAGGATCATCAAAGGGTTATAGAAGAAGCTGTAAAAGAAGCGGAATAA